One Panicum virgatum strain AP13 chromosome 3N, P.virgatum_v5, whole genome shotgun sequence DNA segment encodes these proteins:
- the LOC120663523 gene encoding uncharacterized protein LOC120663523 isoform X1 — translation MATMGMVRACAPPAAAPSTRDAAQVKRSSSRTARVLVLGGTGRVGGSAATALSKLRPDLSILVGGRNREKGESFASKLGERSEFVQVDTRNARVLEEALQGLDYLKSLSPGVDLVVHTAGPFQRAEECTVLQAAISTKTAYIDVCDDTDYSWRAKGFHEQAKSAGVPAITTAGIYPGVSNVMAAELVNAARSQNDGEPERLRFFYYTAGSGGAGPTILTTSFLLLGEDVIAYNKGEEIKLKPYSGALNIDFGKGVRKKNVYLLNLPEVKSAFKILGVPTVSARFGTYPFFWNWGMQAFANFLPVEFLRDKNKVQKLVKSVDPLVRAIDVIAGERVSMRVDLDCSNGRNTVGLFTHKKLFVSVGFATAAFALAVLEGNTQPGVWFPEEPEGIAVEARKLLLERASQGTSNFVMNKPSWMVETDPKEVGLGIYV, via the exons ATGGCCACCATGGGCATGGTCCGAGCATGCGCGCCTCCTGCCGCCGCACCCTCCACCAGGGACGCTGCCCAGGTGAAGAGGTCGTCCTCGAGGACCGCCCGCGTGCTCGTGCTCGGCGGCACCGGCCGCGTCGGCGGCTCCGCGGCCACCGCGCTCTCCAAGCTCCGCCCCGACCTCAGCATCCTCGTCGGAGGAAGGAACCG GGAAAAAGGCGAATCCTTCGCATCTAAACTCGGAGAGCGATCTGAGTTTGTCCAAGTTGATACCCGCAACGCAAGAGTGTTGGAGGAAGCGCTACAGG GGCTTGACTACCTTAAATCTCTCTCCCCAGGTGTGGATTTAGTTGTCCATACTGCTGGGCCTTTCCAAAGGGCGGAGGAGTGCACCGTATTGCAGGCAGCGATATCTACAAAG ACAGCATATATTGATGTTTGCGACGACACTGACTATTCCTGGCGAGCAAAAGGTTTCCATGAACAAGCGAAATCCGCTGGCGTCCCAGCTATTACTACTGCCGGCATATATCCTGGAGTGAGCAATG TGATGGCTGCTGAACTTGTCAATGCTGCAAGAAGTCAAAATGATGGCGAACCAGAAAGACTAAG ATTCTTTTACTATACTGCAGGTTCTGGTGGTGCGGGTCCAACAATACTAACAACAAGTTTCCTGCTTCTTGGGGAGGATGTAATTGCATACAACAAGG GAGAAGAAATCAAACTGAAGCCCTACAGTGGAGCTCTGAACATTGATTTTGGAAAGGGGGTCAGAAAGAAAAATGTTTACTTATT GAATTTGCCTGAAGTGAAGAGTGCCTTTAAGATTTTAGGTGTGCCAACTGTCAGTGCTCGATTTGGTACTTATCCTTTTTTCTGGAATTGGGGAATGCAGGCTTTCGCAAACTTCTTACCTGTT GAGTTCTTGAGGGATAAAAATAAGGTTCAAAAGTTAGTCAAGTCAGTTGATCCTTTGGTCCGAGCAATTGATGTCATTGCAGGAGAGCGTGTCTCCATGAGA GTAGACTTAGACTGTTCAAATGGTCGGAATACCGTCGGACTATTTACTCATAAGAAGCTATTTGT ATCAGTGGGCTTTGCAACAGCTGCATTTGCTTTGGCGGTTCTTGAGGGCAACACCCAGCCAGGTGTTTGGTTTCCAGAAGAG CCAGAGGGAATAGCAGTCGAAGCAAGGAAGCTTCTTCTTGAGCGTGCATCTCAAGGGACAAGCAACTTCGTGATGAACAA GCCTTCC
- the LOC120663522 gene encoding calcium-binding protein CBP-like translates to MAGYPPPGSGYPYGPGAGGSGGYGAPPPYGSSPAPSAPPYGDKPPKEGKTSSSSAPPYYGAPPSSQPYGGGGSGGYGAQQYGAPYGAPPPSSAPPYGAPPHASAPYGAAPPAYGAPGGYGGSPFTSLVPSAFPPGTDPNVVACFQAADRDGSGMIDDKELQSALSGYNQSFSLRTVHLLMYLFTNANVRKIGPKEFTSVFYSLQNWRSIFERFDRDRSGKIDSSELRDALLSLGYSVSPTVLDLLVSKFDKTGGKSRAIEYDNFIECCLTVKGLTEKFKEKDTAYSGSATFTYEAFMLTVLPFLIA, encoded by the exons ATGGCCGGCTACCCGCCGCCCGGCTCCGGCTACCCCTACGGCCCCGGCGCCGGGGGAAGCGGAGGCTACGGCGCCCCGCCGCCCTACGGCTCCTCCCCCGCCCCCTCCGCCCCGCCCTACGGCGACAAGCCCCCCAAGGAAGGCaagacctcctcctcctccgcgccgccctaCTACGGCGCCCCGCCCTCCTCCCAgccctacggcggcggcggcagcggaggctaCGGCGCCCAGCAGTACGGCGCGCCCTAcggcgccccgccgccctcGTCCGCCCCGCCCTACGGCGCGCCGCCTCACGCGTCCGCGCCCTacggggccgcgccgccggcgtacGGGGCCCCGGGCGGGTACGGCGGGAGCCCCTTCACGTCGCTGGTCCCGTCCGCGTTCCCGCCCGGGACCGACCCCAACGTGGTGGCCTGCTTCCAGGCGGCGGACCGCGACGGCAGCGGGATGATCGACGACAAGGAGCTGCAGTCCGCGCTCTCCGGCTACAACCAGAGCTTCAGCCTCCGCACCGTCCACCTCCTCATGTACCTATTCACCAACGCCAACGTCCGGAAGATCG GGCCCAAGGAATTTACTTCTGTGTTTTACAGTCTTCAGAATTGGAGA TCAATATTTGAAAGGTTTGACCGTGATCGGAGTGGTAAGATTGACTCATCAGAACTGCGTGATGCTCTTCTCAGTCTGGGATATTCCGTCTCTCCAACTGTGCTAGACCTCCTTGTGTCTAAATTTGACAAGACTGGGGGCAAGAGCAGAGCAATTGAATATGATAACTTCATTGA ATGCTGCCTCACTGTTAAG GGACTGACGGAGAAGTTCAAGGAGAAGGACACGGCATACTCCGGGTCTGCGACTTTTACTTATGAGGCTTTCATGCTGACCGTGCTCCCTTTCCTCATCGCCTAG
- the LOC120663523 gene encoding uncharacterized protein LOC120663523 isoform X2, with product MATMGMVRACAPPAAAPSTRDAAQVKRSSSRTARVLVLGGTGRVGGSAATALSKLRPDLSILVGGRNREKGESFASKLGERSEFVQVDTRNARVLEEALQGVDLVVHTAGPFQRAEECTVLQAAISTKTAYIDVCDDTDYSWRAKGFHEQAKSAGVPAITTAGIYPGVSNVMAAELVNAARSQNDGEPERLRFFYYTAGSGGAGPTILTTSFLLLGEDVIAYNKGEEIKLKPYSGALNIDFGKGVRKKNVYLLNLPEVKSAFKILGVPTVSARFGTYPFFWNWGMQAFANFLPVEFLRDKNKVQKLVKSVDPLVRAIDVIAGERVSMRVDLDCSNGRNTVGLFTHKKLFVSVGFATAAFALAVLEGNTQPGVWFPEEPEGIAVEARKLLLERASQGTSNFVMNKPSWMVETDPKEVGLGIYV from the exons ATGGCCACCATGGGCATGGTCCGAGCATGCGCGCCTCCTGCCGCCGCACCCTCCACCAGGGACGCTGCCCAGGTGAAGAGGTCGTCCTCGAGGACCGCCCGCGTGCTCGTGCTCGGCGGCACCGGCCGCGTCGGCGGCTCCGCGGCCACCGCGCTCTCCAAGCTCCGCCCCGACCTCAGCATCCTCGTCGGAGGAAGGAACCG GGAAAAAGGCGAATCCTTCGCATCTAAACTCGGAGAGCGATCTGAGTTTGTCCAAGTTGATACCCGCAACGCAAGAGTGTTGGAGGAAGCGCTACAGG GTGTGGATTTAGTTGTCCATACTGCTGGGCCTTTCCAAAGGGCGGAGGAGTGCACCGTATTGCAGGCAGCGATATCTACAAAG ACAGCATATATTGATGTTTGCGACGACACTGACTATTCCTGGCGAGCAAAAGGTTTCCATGAACAAGCGAAATCCGCTGGCGTCCCAGCTATTACTACTGCCGGCATATATCCTGGAGTGAGCAATG TGATGGCTGCTGAACTTGTCAATGCTGCAAGAAGTCAAAATGATGGCGAACCAGAAAGACTAAG ATTCTTTTACTATACTGCAGGTTCTGGTGGTGCGGGTCCAACAATACTAACAACAAGTTTCCTGCTTCTTGGGGAGGATGTAATTGCATACAACAAGG GAGAAGAAATCAAACTGAAGCCCTACAGTGGAGCTCTGAACATTGATTTTGGAAAGGGGGTCAGAAAGAAAAATGTTTACTTATT GAATTTGCCTGAAGTGAAGAGTGCCTTTAAGATTTTAGGTGTGCCAACTGTCAGTGCTCGATTTGGTACTTATCCTTTTTTCTGGAATTGGGGAATGCAGGCTTTCGCAAACTTCTTACCTGTT GAGTTCTTGAGGGATAAAAATAAGGTTCAAAAGTTAGTCAAGTCAGTTGATCCTTTGGTCCGAGCAATTGATGTCATTGCAGGAGAGCGTGTCTCCATGAGA GTAGACTTAGACTGTTCAAATGGTCGGAATACCGTCGGACTATTTACTCATAAGAAGCTATTTGT ATCAGTGGGCTTTGCAACAGCTGCATTTGCTTTGGCGGTTCTTGAGGGCAACACCCAGCCAGGTGTTTGGTTTCCAGAAGAG CCAGAGGGAATAGCAGTCGAAGCAAGGAAGCTTCTTCTTGAGCGTGCATCTCAAGGGACAAGCAACTTCGTGATGAACAA GCCTTCC